One Micromonospora sp. FIMYZ51 genomic window carries:
- a CDS encoding PqqD family protein, with the protein MPNRVIAPLTRVPSRRLDVRIRRFRGAVMVATASHAFELHDAAAFLLMSVDGSRTVAELASRLATEYNLSPAEAEADTLELLDQMIEHELLTMVP; encoded by the coding sequence ATGCCAAACCGCGTCATCGCCCCGCTGACCAGGGTGCCGTCCCGCAGGCTCGACGTCCGGATTCGGCGATTCCGCGGGGCGGTCATGGTCGCCACGGCCAGCCACGCGTTCGAGTTGCACGACGCCGCGGCGTTCCTCCTGATGAGCGTCGACGGGTCGCGTACGGTGGCGGAACTCGCCAGCCGACTGGCGACCGAGTACAACCTGTCACCCGCCGAGGCGGAGGCGGACACCCTCGAACTGCTCGACCAGATGATCGAGCACGAGTTGCTGACGATGGTGCCGTGA
- a CDS encoding ABC transporter permease, with protein MSRSPTRDRYAGNVVWATFVRSWTMNRRAYPWTYFTSTVLAGALTISLAYLAFHAVGGSAVNAEFAQRAGSADYVGYVAVGALAYAFMVRMLLWTAKALITEEREGTIAALAVAPAHRLPYLMGFSLFAVASTGLEVAALSGFALLLGVQLPVPSLLNLALVLLILTIAVFSLSLVVSAVMLYAGEAHITQNTVFLLLGLICGFTFPRSYLPDLLRWLAELVPITAALDVARPLLNGAIDAAELTPRLAVALGVSVIYLIAGFWLLPRAESRAIERSF; from the coding sequence ATGAGCCGCAGTCCCACGCGAGACCGTTACGCCGGCAACGTCGTGTGGGCCACGTTCGTGCGTAGCTGGACGATGAACCGTCGCGCCTACCCGTGGACCTACTTCACCTCCACGGTGCTCGCCGGGGCGCTTACCATTTCGCTTGCCTACCTGGCCTTCCATGCGGTGGGCGGATCTGCCGTCAACGCCGAGTTCGCGCAACGCGCCGGCTCGGCTGATTACGTCGGGTACGTGGCGGTCGGCGCGCTCGCCTACGCCTTCATGGTCCGGATGCTGCTGTGGACTGCGAAGGCGCTCATCACGGAGGAACGGGAAGGGACGATCGCGGCGCTGGCCGTGGCGCCGGCGCACCGACTGCCGTACCTCATGGGGTTCTCGCTGTTCGCAGTGGCCAGCACCGGCCTGGAAGTGGCCGCGTTGTCCGGTTTCGCGCTGCTGCTGGGGGTGCAGCTACCCGTGCCGTCGCTGCTCAACCTGGCGCTGGTCCTGCTGATCCTCACCATCGCGGTGTTCAGCCTGTCCCTGGTGGTGAGCGCGGTGATGCTGTACGCCGGTGAGGCGCACATCACCCAGAACACCGTCTTCCTGCTCCTCGGCTTGATCTGTGGGTTCACCTTTCCGCGGTCGTATCTGCCGGACCTGCTGCGTTGGCTGGCGGAACTGGTGCCGATAACCGCCGCCCTGGACGTGGCGCGACCGTTGCTCAACGGCGCGATCGACGCCGCAGAACTCACGCCGCGTCTGGCCGTGGCACTCGGCGTCAGCGTGATCTACCTGATCGCCGGATTCTGGCTGCTGCCCCGCGCGGAGAGCCGGGCGATCGAGAGGAGCTTCTGA
- the mca gene encoding mycothiol conjugate amidase Mca: MTARLRLMAVHAHPDDEATKGGATTARYAAEGVEVLVVTCTNGERGEVLNPLLDRLAPGVDMAAVRRAEMAAASRALGVRHAWLGFVDSGLPEGDPAPALPEGCFAAMDPEVAAMPLIRLMREFRPHVVTTYDEEGGYPHPDHVMCHTISRLAFDTAGDAARHAELGPPWQPLKLYYHARRTRARMAALHEGMLEAGLESPFAGWLLEKGRRYDRGERTTTRVECATYFPARNEAMRAHATQIAPDSLWCCAPVKVEQRAWPTEEFELVHSLVETSVPESDLFAGVRWQLHASMVEATPASSARSTAEAQVERSAATAGAPTTVPAGMSGSKP, translated from the coding sequence ATGACGGCGCGGCTACGACTGATGGCGGTGCATGCCCACCCCGACGACGAGGCGACAAAGGGCGGTGCGACGACCGCTCGGTACGCCGCAGAAGGGGTCGAGGTGTTGGTCGTGACCTGCACCAACGGCGAGCGCGGCGAGGTCCTCAACCCGTTGCTGGATCGGCTCGCGCCCGGTGTGGACATGGCTGCGGTACGGCGCGCCGAGATGGCTGCGGCAAGCCGCGCGCTGGGCGTACGACATGCCTGGCTCGGCTTCGTGGACTCCGGTCTGCCCGAGGGCGATCCTGCCCCCGCCCTGCCGGAGGGCTGTTTCGCCGCGATGGATCCCGAAGTCGCGGCCATGCCTCTGATCAGGCTGATGCGCGAGTTCCGCCCGCACGTCGTGACGACCTACGACGAGGAGGGCGGCTACCCTCACCCGGACCACGTCATGTGCCACACGATCAGCCGCCTGGCCTTCGACACCGCAGGCGACGCGGCTCGGCACGCGGAACTCGGGCCGCCATGGCAGCCCTTGAAGCTCTACTATCACGCCCGCCGGACCAGGGCACGGATGGCCGCCCTCCATGAGGGCATGCTGGAGGCCGGGCTGGAGTCACCGTTCGCCGGGTGGCTACTGGAGAAGGGCCGCCGTTACGACCGGGGCGAGCGGACCACCACCCGGGTGGAGTGCGCGACCTACTTTCCGGCCCGGAACGAGGCGATGCGGGCCCACGCCACCCAGATCGCCCCGGACAGTCTCTGGTGCTGCGCCCCGGTCAAGGTCGAGCAACGTGCCTGGCCGACCGAGGAATTCGAACTCGTCCACTCGCTTGTCGAGACCTCCGTACCGGAATCCGACCTGTTCGCTGGCGTCCGCTGGCAGCTGCATGCGTCGATGGTGGAAGCTACGCCCGCATCGTCCGCCCGGTCGACCGCCGAAGCTCAGGTCGAGCGCTCCGCTGCGACGGCGGGTGCGCCCACGACGGTGCCGGCTGGCATGTCCGGGAGCAAGCCGTAG
- a CDS encoding PqqD family protein, which translates to MTDRFVPPSLEWIPQRRLEARIRRFRGRTLVAVDAEAMELDEVAAFIFGQVDGATSLREIGERVAATYDVSVEEATTDSAELLAQLVDVNLVGA; encoded by the coding sequence ATGACTGATCGATTCGTACCACCCTCGCTCGAGTGGATTCCGCAGCGTCGGCTGGAGGCCCGGATCCGCCGCTTCCGGGGCCGGACGCTTGTGGCGGTCGACGCCGAGGCGATGGAGTTGGATGAGGTGGCAGCCTTCATCTTCGGGCAGGTGGACGGGGCCACGAGCCTGCGTGAGATCGGCGAGCGGGTCGCCGCCACGTACGACGTGTCGGTCGAGGAGGCGACCACCGACAGCGCGGAGCTGCTGGCCCAACTGGTCGACGTCAACCTGGTCGGCGCATGA
- the asnB gene encoding asparagine synthase (glutamine-hydrolyzing), with protein MCGLAGVARVDGSALPEHADSLLDRMADAVAHRGPDDREILRDGPVGLAFVRLSLVDPAHGGQPLTSPDGSVVLIANGEIYNHHELAAELPAGTRFRTRSDCEVLLHLYQRDGLRFLDRVRGMYAIVLWDRARHRLVVARDRFGVKPLFLHQDAERVVFGSEMKALFEDPRCPRRVDWAGSLADQMVSGAPAFSEAPINTWFEGIELVPAGTIVTIDLRTGARGGRRYWEFPRFADGGDIGESELVGAYRDAFVSAVTDCGMADVEIGLFLSGGIDSAAVAALAREKPRTFTVLHGSTLANGDAEHAHRLAASLGLVNHQLLVDAEDVPSVAEWRQLVWLLESPLCGPEVYYKYELYRYVGRYAPEIKAMLLGGGSDEFNGGYSVQSAGGGDWTDLLHNLRRMRQRQLRYGRPLLGEWWEQSELPLLRDAVLGEPPGGLELSPLEAMFRWKYRDVQQYNCWHEDRTAAGNGIEARVPFLDHRLVEIVASIPPALHHRLIWDKQILRRAMEGLLPAEVIHRPKVPFFYGDGVRHTYRTFARMVAQNDWALLEEATAGPQAREFIDIDAVRATVSSLVHQPDRGHVEFLLRVLNLGLLEQLVTEPPTRHVAAVKAPVRESVTIRDWDADAPAIRDQVLRPRPIELDLTPTVAENVLLLRAADDPSTWYVAVDGSIEYVIDSDEQPEWLGLLSAMDGQKTLRSLLAEVGCDLDTVLNPLTEAGDLGLVLLAVAEPAEPVSVGP; from the coding sequence ATGTGTGGTCTGGCGGGTGTGGCGCGGGTGGACGGCAGCGCCCTTCCGGAGCACGCCGACAGCCTGCTCGACCGGATGGCGGACGCGGTCGCCCATCGCGGTCCGGACGACCGGGAGATCCTCCGGGACGGTCCCGTCGGCCTGGCGTTCGTGCGTCTCTCCCTTGTCGATCCCGCGCACGGCGGGCAGCCACTGACCAGCCCGGACGGCAGCGTGGTGTTGATCGCCAATGGCGAGATCTACAACCACCACGAGTTGGCGGCGGAGTTGCCGGCCGGGACCCGGTTCCGGACGCGGTCGGACTGCGAGGTCCTGCTGCACCTCTACCAGCGCGACGGTCTGCGCTTCCTGGACCGCGTCCGGGGCATGTACGCCATCGTGCTCTGGGACCGGGCACGCCACCGGCTGGTCGTCGCCCGGGACCGGTTCGGGGTCAAGCCCCTCTTCCTCCACCAGGACGCCGAGCGAGTGGTCTTCGGGTCGGAGATGAAGGCCCTTTTCGAGGATCCGCGCTGCCCACGGCGGGTGGACTGGGCCGGCTCCCTGGCCGACCAGATGGTCAGTGGCGCCCCGGCATTCTCCGAGGCGCCGATCAACACCTGGTTCGAGGGGATCGAGCTGGTGCCGGCGGGGACGATCGTCACCATCGATCTGCGTACCGGAGCCCGTGGCGGTCGCCGGTACTGGGAGTTTCCCCGGTTCGCCGACGGCGGCGACATCGGCGAGAGCGAGCTGGTCGGCGCGTACCGGGACGCCTTCGTCTCCGCCGTGACGGACTGCGGTATGGCCGACGTGGAGATCGGTCTGTTCCTCAGCGGCGGAATCGACTCGGCCGCGGTGGCAGCGCTCGCCCGGGAGAAACCGCGCACCTTCACGGTCCTGCACGGCAGCACCCTGGCCAACGGTGACGCCGAGCACGCGCACCGCCTCGCGGCCTCCCTGGGCCTGGTGAATCACCAGCTTCTCGTCGACGCCGAGGACGTGCCGAGCGTGGCCGAATGGCGGCAGCTCGTGTGGCTGCTGGAATCGCCGCTGTGTGGTCCCGAGGTGTACTACAAGTACGAGCTGTACCGGTACGTCGGACGCTACGCCCCGGAGATCAAGGCGATGCTCCTCGGCGGCGGAAGCGACGAGTTCAACGGCGGCTATTCGGTCCAGTCGGCGGGCGGCGGAGACTGGACCGACCTGCTGCACAACCTGCGCCGGATGCGGCAGCGTCAGCTCCGCTACGGGCGACCCCTGCTGGGCGAGTGGTGGGAGCAGTCGGAGTTGCCGCTGCTCAGGGACGCCGTGCTGGGGGAGCCGCCCGGTGGGCTTGAGCTGTCTCCGCTCGAAGCGATGTTCCGGTGGAAGTACCGCGACGTCCAGCAGTACAACTGCTGGCACGAGGACCGGACGGCGGCCGGTAACGGGATCGAGGCCCGGGTGCCCTTCCTCGACCACCGCCTCGTGGAGATCGTGGCGTCGATCCCGCCGGCACTGCATCACCGGCTCATCTGGGACAAGCAGATCCTGCGGCGCGCGATGGAGGGCCTGCTGCCCGCGGAGGTCATCCACCGGCCGAAGGTGCCCTTCTTCTACGGCGACGGGGTGCGACACACCTACCGGACCTTCGCCCGGATGGTCGCGCAGAACGACTGGGCGCTGCTGGAGGAGGCCACCGCCGGTCCACAGGCCCGCGAGTTCATCGACATCGACGCGGTGCGCGCCACCGTGAGCAGCCTCGTCCACCAGCCGGATCGGGGACACGTCGAGTTCCTGCTGCGGGTGCTCAATCTCGGCCTCCTCGAACAGTTGGTCACCGAGCCGCCGACCCGGCACGTGGCCGCGGTCAAGGCACCGGTCCGCGAATCCGTCACCATTCGGGACTGGGACGCGGACGCGCCGGCGATCCGGGACCAGGTGCTGCGTCCCCGTCCGATCGAACTGGACCTGACCCCCACGGTGGCGGAAAACGTCCTCTTGCTTCGCGCGGCGGACGACCCGTCCACCTGGTACGTGGCCGTGGACGGGTCGATCGAGTACGTGATCGACAGCGACGAGCAGCCGGAGTGGCTCGGCCTGCTCAGTGCGATGGACGGGCAGAAGACGCTGCGATCGTTGCTCGCCGAGGTGGGCTGCGATCTGGACACCGTGCTGAATCCGCTCACCGAGGCAGGTGATCTGGGTCTGGTCCTGCTTGCCGTCGCCGAGCCGGCCGAGCCGGTGTCGGTCGGACCCTGA
- a CDS encoding ABC transporter permease yields MIRASMKVFAAEGLKQHRRMASNKTMVFSQLLWPLLELFTIYFTIRPVADSGEQRWPLAATPGGLLAFLATGALGFAFFFALVQSAWHFSFERQTGTLELLFLSPANRLVLVIANGVGALVQNLWLFLCFAGALVFVPGVLRLAHPAMFVVVFLALLIPAIAWGAFLNSMLIFSRDSAFLFTVFSDPMAFVSGARIPVAFLPGWIAAVGTVLPLTASLVVVRGALLQANTLADLGGSLIQLAVISAVLVALAALLLKLGERRAQRTGQLRLF; encoded by the coding sequence GTGATCAGGGCAAGCATGAAGGTCTTCGCGGCGGAGGGGCTGAAGCAGCACCGCCGGATGGCGAGCAACAAGACGATGGTCTTCTCCCAGCTGTTGTGGCCGTTGCTGGAACTTTTCACGATCTACTTCACCATCCGTCCGGTGGCGGACAGCGGCGAGCAGCGCTGGCCGCTCGCGGCCACCCCGGGCGGCCTGCTCGCGTTCCTGGCCACCGGCGCGCTCGGGTTCGCCTTCTTCTTCGCCCTCGTGCAGTCGGCCTGGCACTTCTCGTTCGAGCGGCAGACCGGCACCCTGGAACTGCTGTTCCTGTCGCCGGCGAATCGGTTGGTCCTGGTCATCGCCAACGGCGTCGGCGCGCTCGTGCAGAACCTGTGGCTGTTCCTGTGCTTCGCGGGGGCGCTTGTCTTCGTCCCCGGCGTGCTGCGCCTGGCGCACCCCGCCATGTTCGTGGTGGTCTTTCTCGCCCTGCTGATTCCGGCCATCGCCTGGGGGGCCTTCCTGAACAGCATGCTGATCTTCTCCCGGGACTCGGCCTTCCTGTTCACGGTGTTCAGCGATCCCATGGCGTTCGTCAGCGGGGCCCGGATCCCGGTGGCATTCCTGCCGGGTTGGATCGCCGCGGTCGGCACCGTGCTGCCGCTGACCGCCAGCCTGGTCGTCGTCCGGGGCGCGTTGCTACAGGCAAACACCTTGGCTGACCTCGGCGGCAGCCTCATCCAGTTGGCGGTCATCAGTGCCGTGCTGGTGGCCCTCGCCGCGCTCCTGCTCAAGCTCGGTGAGCGCAGGGCACAGCGGACGGGGCAGCTGCGCTTGTTCTAG
- a CDS encoding CPBP family intramembrane glutamic endopeptidase yields the protein MVTQAERVSGPLSTWDWSSWRLSPRRLAAAAVVAAYAVLLAASAETALRWLAVLLAIEVVLLCLPWRLPRNRRSRPSFWLEVLVGLSAPLGALLVAAVVDSSLWGGWPAWWWYPVALLCGAGLVLLGGMDLRKLRNGDLAFLMGPTPHGRARAASGALAPPGEELLFRAPLLVVSSPAALPLGLLSGLAFVAIHYVQPGSNGRDSTRSLAVAMVAAVILAALTLLSGSVYPAILAHLLNNAPGVLLHLQCEREDP from the coding sequence ATGGTGACGCAGGCTGAGCGCGTCAGCGGCCCGCTGTCCACCTGGGACTGGTCGAGTTGGCGACTGAGCCCGCGTCGGCTGGCGGCGGCGGCAGTCGTGGCGGCGTACGCCGTGCTGCTGGCGGCCAGCGCGGAGACGGCGCTGCGTTGGCTGGCGGTGTTGTTGGCGATCGAGGTGGTGCTGCTCTGCCTGCCGTGGCGGCTGCCGCGCAACCGGCGCAGTCGACCCAGCTTCTGGCTGGAGGTTCTGGTCGGTCTGTCCGCACCGCTCGGGGCGTTGCTGGTCGCCGCCGTCGTCGATTCGAGCCTGTGGGGCGGCTGGCCCGCGTGGTGGTGGTATCCGGTGGCGCTGCTGTGCGGCGCAGGGCTGGTGCTGCTTGGCGGAATGGATCTGCGCAAGCTGCGCAACGGTGATCTGGCGTTCCTGATGGGGCCGACACCGCACGGCCGGGCCCGGGCAGCCTCCGGGGCCCTGGCACCGCCGGGCGAGGAACTGCTGTTCCGCGCGCCGCTGCTCGTCGTCTCGTCCCCGGCCGCACTGCCGCTCGGGTTGCTCTCCGGGCTGGCGTTCGTGGCCATCCACTATGTCCAGCCGGGGTCGAACGGCCGTGACTCGACCCGATCGTTGGCGGTGGCGATGGTGGCGGCCGTCATCCTGGCTGCCTTGACGCTGCTGTCCGGATCGGTCTATCCGGCGATCCTCGCCCACCTGCTCAACAATGCGCCGGGCGTCCTGCTGCACCTTCAGTGTGAAAGGGAAGATCCGTGA
- the eno gene encoding phosphopyruvate hydratase — protein sequence MTAISRIIGRQILDSRGNPTVEVDVVLEDGSFGRAAVPSGASTGANEAVELRDGDADRFHGKGVRKAVDAVNGTIADTVTGLHAEDQAGVDEAMIALDGTPNKSNLGANAILGVSLATARAAAAAHRQPLYRYVGGVGARLLPTPMMNIINGGAHADNPLDFQEFMIAPIGAPSFAEAVRMGSEVFHTLRKSLAKAGHNVNVGDEGGFAPRLATADEALQFVVRAIEETGYEPGEQISICLDPASSEFYRDGVYDYAGEGRKRTMEEHVAYLNELIARYPIASIEDPMAEDDIDGWKHLTAVAGDRAQLVGDDVFCTNVVRLRDGIEGGYANSILVKVNQIGTLTETLTTVETAHKAGYTVVMSHRSGETEDTTIADLAVATVCGQIKTGSLSRSDRTAKYNQLIRIEEELGDQAIYAGRAALTVRR from the coding sequence ATGACCGCAATCAGTCGCATCATCGGCCGCCAGATCCTGGACAGTCGGGGCAACCCGACCGTCGAGGTCGACGTGGTACTGGAAGACGGCTCCTTCGGCCGGGCGGCCGTACCGTCCGGGGCGTCGACCGGCGCCAATGAGGCCGTTGAGCTGCGCGACGGCGATGCGGACCGGTTCCACGGCAAGGGCGTCCGCAAGGCGGTCGACGCGGTGAACGGCACGATCGCCGACACCGTGACGGGTCTGCACGCGGAGGACCAGGCCGGTGTGGACGAGGCGATGATCGCCCTGGACGGCACCCCGAACAAGAGCAACCTCGGCGCCAACGCCATCCTCGGGGTTTCCCTGGCCACCGCTCGCGCGGCGGCTGCCGCCCACCGTCAGCCGCTGTACCGGTACGTGGGCGGTGTCGGGGCGCGGCTGCTGCCCACTCCGATGATGAACATCATCAACGGCGGTGCGCACGCCGACAATCCCCTCGACTTCCAGGAGTTCATGATCGCGCCGATCGGCGCGCCGAGCTTCGCCGAGGCCGTGCGGATGGGCTCCGAGGTCTTCCACACCCTGCGCAAGTCCCTGGCCAAGGCGGGACACAACGTGAACGTGGGCGACGAGGGCGGCTTTGCCCCGCGCCTGGCCACCGCCGACGAGGCGCTCCAGTTCGTGGTGCGGGCGATCGAGGAGACCGGCTACGAACCGGGTGAGCAGATCTCGATCTGCCTGGACCCCGCCAGCTCCGAGTTCTACCGGGACGGGGTCTACGACTACGCGGGTGAGGGCCGCAAGCGGACCATGGAGGAGCACGTCGCGTACCTGAACGAGCTCATCGCCCGTTACCCGATCGCCTCCATCGAAGACCCGATGGCCGAGGACGACATCGACGGGTGGAAGCACCTGACGGCGGTCGCCGGGGACCGGGCACAGCTCGTGGGTGACGATGTTTTCTGCACCAACGTGGTCCGGTTGCGCGACGGCATCGAGGGTGGGTACGCCAACTCGATCCTGGTCAAGGTCAACCAGATCGGCACCTTGACCGAAACCCTGACCACCGTGGAGACCGCGCACAAGGCCGGCTACACGGTCGTGATGTCGCACCGGTCCGGAGAGACCGAAGACACCACGATCGCGGACCTGGCGGTCGCCACGGTGTGTGGACAGATCAAGACCGGCTCGCTGTCGCGATCGGACCGGACGGCGAAGTACAACCAGCTCATCCGCATCGAGGAGGAGTTGGGCGACCAGGCCATCTACGCCGGTCGTGCCGCGCTTACCGTCCGGCGCTGA
- a CDS encoding ABC transporter ATP-binding protein produces the protein MTQGIVTRRMRKTFRVRRRLFAAATEKVAVDGLDLEIPRGRVTGLLGLNGAGKTTTIKILSTLLHPSSGEVTVDGLDVVRDAREIRRRINLIAGGERMVYARMTGRENLFYFGNLYGVPNRVLRRRSEELLDLVGLSDAADTLVEQYSRGMTQRLSIARGLVNEPDYLLLDEPTLGLDAPIARDLRKVIGRLVDDGKGILLTSHYLDEVEELCGHVYVIADGRHLAAGSPRELTALTRSDHLTAVTLPRADEQVVAAVQAFADRIGAAVVTEPDDTGALVVRLTHADDIVGALVMAIVAAGGTIGGLETRKPTLESAILSLTADRVRGAVRA, from the coding sequence ATGACACAGGGAATTGTCACCCGACGGATGCGTAAGACCTTCCGCGTGCGCCGTCGGCTGTTCGCAGCCGCGACGGAGAAGGTCGCGGTAGACGGTCTGGACCTCGAAATCCCCCGGGGTCGCGTGACAGGTCTGCTCGGGCTCAACGGCGCCGGCAAGACGACCACGATCAAGATCCTTTCCACCCTGCTGCACCCGAGTTCCGGCGAGGTGACAGTTGACGGGCTCGACGTCGTGCGCGACGCCCGGGAGATCCGTCGGCGCATCAACCTGATCGCCGGTGGCGAACGCATGGTCTACGCCCGGATGACCGGCAGGGAGAACCTGTTCTACTTCGGCAATCTGTACGGCGTGCCGAACCGGGTGCTACGCCGACGGAGCGAGGAACTGCTCGACCTGGTCGGCCTGAGCGACGCCGCCGACACCCTGGTCGAGCAGTACTCGCGCGGCATGACCCAGCGCCTCTCGATCGCGCGCGGGCTGGTCAACGAGCCCGACTACCTGCTCCTGGACGAACCCACCCTCGGGCTTGACGCGCCGATCGCCCGGGACCTGCGCAAGGTGATCGGCCGCCTGGTGGACGACGGGAAGGGGATCCTGCTCACCTCGCACTACCTCGACGAGGTGGAGGAACTCTGCGGTCACGTCTACGTGATCGCGGACGGCCGGCACCTGGCTGCCGGCAGCCCTCGGGAACTGACCGCACTCACCCGCTCCGACCACCTGACCGCAGTCACGTTGCCCCGCGCCGACGAGCAGGTGGTCGCCGCGGTGCAGGCGTTCGCCGACCGGATCGGCGCGGCGGTGGTGACGGAGCCCGACGACACCGGCGCGCTGGTGGTCAGGTTGACCCATGCCGACGACATCGTCGGTGCGCTGGTGATGGCGATCGTGGCGGCGGGCGGCACGATCGGTGGGCTGGAGACCCGGAAACCGACCCTGGAGAGTGCCATCCTGTCGCTCACGGCCGACCGGGTCAGAGGCGCGGTGCGGGCGTGA
- a CDS encoding nucleotidyltransferase domain-containing protein → MKVDLDQCRRELTARALIPSDRIAVVIVGSVARGWANRGSDHDFYVITRTPWRRRGGVTTAVPLQPNQVAREALRVNGRRWELKYWLDRQVDQMLQKVSWARFEAGGSAAGPLSETEELFLERLFTCIPVEGADWVRRRRAELKESAFQAILVTRSLALSDACAEEALGQLADGDPPSAVLSARKALGHSVDALLESRGHYGSQLPKWRARRVREARLPMLPFERYWDYETMAGFDKDNPRPWIDSVILFCKQLSLEVEI, encoded by the coding sequence ATGAAAGTGGACTTAGACCAATGCCGAAGGGAACTCACCGCTCGTGCGCTGATTCCGTCTGACCGGATCGCGGTCGTGATCGTGGGGTCGGTGGCCCGTGGTTGGGCCAACCGGGGAAGCGACCACGACTTCTACGTCATCACCCGGACACCCTGGCGCCGCCGTGGCGGCGTCACCACCGCGGTCCCGCTCCAGCCCAACCAGGTCGCCCGGGAGGCGCTCCGGGTGAACGGTCGCCGCTGGGAACTCAAATACTGGCTCGACCGCCAGGTGGACCAGATGCTGCAAAAGGTGAGCTGGGCACGGTTCGAGGCGGGTGGTTCCGCGGCCGGCCCCTTGTCGGAGACCGAGGAACTGTTCCTGGAGCGGCTGTTCACCTGCATCCCGGTGGAGGGCGCGGACTGGGTACGGCGGCGCCGGGCCGAGCTCAAGGAGAGCGCCTTCCAGGCCATTCTGGTGACCCGGTCGCTAGCCCTCTCCGACGCCTGCGCCGAGGAGGCACTCGGGCAACTGGCCGACGGGGATCCACCGAGCGCCGTCCTCTCCGCCCGTAAGGCACTCGGCCACTCGGTCGATGCGTTGCTGGAGAGTCGCGGCCACTACGGCAGCCAACTGCCCAAGTGGCGGGCCCGGCGAGTTCGCGAAGCCCGGCTCCCCATGCTGCCGTTCGAACGCTACTGGGATTACGAGACCATGGCCGGCTTCGACAAGGACAACCCACGTCCCTGGATCGACAGCGTGATCCTGTTCTGCAAGCAACTTTCCCTAGAGGTGGAGATCTGA
- a CDS encoding diiron oxygenase, with the protein MFVGCAALTFCPRKLALPDPADIDGAGTTGPGVDQYRSPFRSWDTRATVRQAERRVLSEGADDGRFFFPPELVPVTRHPLVQALPPEVFDSLLVQHLYRFLDFTAKLETLVVNRTVLGIAHGSVGIDVPEEMRFDAYKIYCDEAYHALFSVDLARQVTDRTGIAPRLPAQPFFLQRLSAVLEDLAPAERPLAELLFVIVSETLITAYLADVPAADSVEPAVRATIRDHAIDEGRHHAYFAVFLRYLWGQLDRAQRRRAALLVPRLIDAFVRPDTAAMTAELTGYGLSRQQAEQVVAEIYTPDILRAHAAGTARQTVAYLRELEAFGDPAVIDECHRYGLLPDMPAGTVVGAPAVAAERST; encoded by the coding sequence ATGTTCGTGGGGTGCGCTGCGCTCACCTTCTGCCCGCGAAAGCTGGCGCTGCCCGACCCCGCCGACATCGACGGCGCCGGGACGACCGGGCCCGGCGTGGATCAGTACCGCAGCCCGTTCCGGAGCTGGGACACCCGGGCCACGGTCCGCCAGGCGGAACGTCGGGTCCTGAGCGAAGGCGCCGACGACGGGCGGTTCTTCTTTCCACCGGAGCTGGTGCCGGTGACCCGCCACCCACTGGTGCAGGCCCTGCCGCCCGAGGTGTTCGACAGCCTGCTCGTCCAGCACCTCTACCGATTCCTTGACTTCACTGCGAAGTTGGAGACCCTGGTGGTCAATCGGACCGTGCTGGGCATCGCGCACGGCAGCGTGGGTATCGACGTACCCGAGGAGATGCGCTTCGACGCTTACAAGATTTACTGCGACGAGGCCTACCACGCGCTCTTCTCGGTCGACCTGGCTCGGCAGGTCACCGACCGTACCGGCATCGCGCCCCGGCTTCCGGCCCAGCCGTTCTTCCTACAGCGCCTGTCTGCGGTCCTGGAGGACCTGGCGCCCGCGGAGAGACCGCTCGCCGAGCTGCTTTTCGTGATCGTCTCGGAAACCCTGATCACGGCATACCTGGCCGACGTGCCCGCCGCCGACTCGGTCGAGCCGGCGGTGCGCGCCACGATTCGGGATCACGCGATCGACGAGGGCCGCCACCACGCCTACTTCGCGGTGTTTCTCCGCTATCTCTGGGGCCAGCTGGACCGGGCGCAGCGCCGTCGTGCGGCCCTGCTGGTGCCACGTCTGATCGACGCATTCGTCCGGCCCGACACGGCGGCGATGACGGCGGAGTTGACCGGCTACGGTCTCAGTCGCCAGCAGGCCGAACAGGTGGTCGCCGAGATCTACACGCCGGACATCCTCCGTGCCCATGCCGCGGGGACCGCCCGACAGACCGTCGCCTATCTGCGTGAGCTGGAAGCGTTCGGGGACCCAGCGGTGATCGACGAGTGTCACCGCTACGGCTTGCTCCCGGACATGCCAGCCGGCACCGTCGTGGGCGCACCCGCCGTCGCAGCGGAGCGCTCGACCTGA